A single region of the Nocardioides aquaticus genome encodes:
- a CDS encoding class I SAM-dependent methyltransferase, with product MTARPTRWAAGGSDNDYYAETFAALVAEGEDVEGEARLADALCPRGARVLDAGAGMGRVAAALQQRGHHVLAVEPDAGLVARAQATYPDLPVLPVDVLDVDARMLAAAGAPEAFDLVVAVGNVMVFVAEGTEVAVLRRLHDLLAPGGRVLLGFHPVDGPTTSRDYAPADFVADATAAGLHVDARYGSYELHPPTDSYVVWVLARGTDRA from the coding sequence GTGACGGCCCGCCCCACCCGCTGGGCCGCCGGCGGGTCGGACAACGACTACTACGCCGAGACCTTCGCCGCGCTGGTCGCCGAGGGCGAGGACGTCGAGGGCGAGGCCCGGCTGGCCGACGCCCTGTGCCCGCGGGGCGCACGGGTGCTCGACGCCGGCGCCGGCATGGGGCGGGTCGCGGCGGCGCTGCAGCAGCGGGGTCACCACGTGCTGGCCGTCGAGCCCGACGCCGGCCTGGTCGCCCGGGCGCAGGCCACGTACCCCGACCTGCCGGTGCTGCCGGTCGATGTCCTCGACGTGGACGCCCGGATGCTGGCGGCGGCGGGCGCCCCGGAGGCCTTCGACCTCGTGGTCGCCGTCGGCAACGTGATGGTCTTCGTCGCCGAGGGCACCGAGGTGGCGGTGCTGCGCCGCCTGCACGACCTGCTGGCACCGGGCGGCCGGGTGCTCCTCGGCTTCCACCCGGTGGACGGCCCCACCACCAGCCGCGACTACGCGCCCGCGGACTTCGTCGCCGACGCGACGGCCGCGGGCCTGCACGTCGACGCCCGGTACGGCTCCTACGAGCTGCACCCGCCGACGGACTCGTACGTCGTGTGGGTGCTCGCCCGCGGGACCGACCGCGCCTGA
- a CDS encoding histone deacetylase, which translates to MTQVWYVSYGSNMSAARLACYLEGGCPPGGSAANPGARDRTLPTRSVPVDLPGTTYFAGDSPQWGGGVAFYDHDTPGRTAARGYLVTRQQLADIAAQEMYRVPADGDPLEQVLLEPLPAGRHTVGPGHYETLVEVGRHEGLPMITFTSPHGTHAVEHVAPGQAYRDTLATGLRESRGWDQARSAAYLDALLPR; encoded by the coding sequence GTGACCCAGGTCTGGTACGTCTCCTACGGCTCGAACATGTCCGCGGCCCGCCTCGCCTGCTACCTCGAGGGCGGCTGCCCGCCGGGCGGCTCGGCGGCCAACCCGGGCGCGCGCGACCGCACCCTGCCGACCCGCTCGGTGCCGGTGGACCTGCCCGGGACGACGTACTTCGCCGGCGACTCGCCGCAGTGGGGCGGCGGGGTGGCGTTCTACGACCACGACACCCCGGGGCGGACGGCCGCGCGCGGCTACCTGGTCACCCGCCAGCAGCTCGCCGACATCGCCGCGCAGGAGATGTACCGCGTCCCCGCCGACGGCGACCCGCTCGAGCAGGTGCTCCTCGAGCCGCTGCCGGCGGGCCGGCACACCGTCGGCCCCGGCCACTACGAGACGCTGGTCGAGGTGGGCCGCCACGAGGGCCTGCCGATGATCACCTTCACCTCCCCGCACGGCACCCACGCCGTGGAGCACGTCGCGCCGGGCCAGGCCTACCGCGACACCCTGGCCACCGGGCTGCGGGAGAGCCGTGGGTGGGACCAGGCGCGCTCGGCGGCCTACCTGGACGCCCTCCTGCCGAGATGA
- a CDS encoding DUF3027 domain-containing protein, translating into MRTLTRRPPDATAAGAVDLARSALLEEVGSGDVGEHLGTDNEGDRLVTHRFGCTRTGYRGWHWSVTVVRASRQKNVTVDEIVLVPGDEAIVAPAWVPYRERIRPGDLSPGDLLPVEEEDPRLVPTYSFGDDPLDTDEKAQVRQVAGDLGLGRVRTLSPEGRDLAAERWYDGDPGPEALIAKSAPQSCDGCGFLVRLAGPLSLMFGVCANGDANDDGRVVSLDHGCGAHSEASLGRKHDPQPLPEHVLDTLLDDVETF; encoded by the coding sequence GTGAGGACCCTGACGCGACGCCCGCCCGACGCGACCGCCGCCGGTGCGGTCGACCTCGCCCGCTCGGCGCTGCTCGAGGAGGTCGGGAGCGGTGACGTGGGCGAGCACCTCGGCACCGACAACGAGGGCGACCGCCTGGTCACGCACCGCTTCGGCTGCACCCGCACCGGCTACCGCGGGTGGCACTGGTCGGTCACCGTGGTCCGCGCCTCCCGCCAGAAGAACGTCACGGTCGACGAGATCGTGCTGGTGCCCGGCGACGAGGCCATCGTGGCCCCGGCCTGGGTGCCCTACCGCGAACGGATCCGCCCCGGCGACCTCTCCCCGGGCGACCTGCTGCCGGTCGAGGAGGAGGACCCCCGCCTGGTCCCGACCTACTCCTTCGGCGACGACCCGCTCGACACCGACGAGAAGGCCCAGGTCCGTCAGGTCGCGGGCGACCTCGGCCTCGGCCGGGTCCGCACGCTCTCGCCGGAGGGTCGCGACCTCGCCGCCGAGCGGTGGTACGACGGTGACCCCGGTCCCGAGGCTCTGATCGCGAAGTCCGCGCCCCAGTCCTGCGACGGCTGCGGCTTCCTGGTGCGCCTGGCCGGACCGCTCTCGCTCATGTTCGGGGTGTGCGCGAACGGCGACGCCAACGACGACGGCCGCGTGGTCTCCCTCGACCACGGCTGCGGCGCGCACTCGGAGGCCTCCCTCGGCCGCAAGCACGACCCGCAGCCGCTGCCCGAGCACGTGCTCGACACGCTGCTGGACGACGTCGAGACCTTCTAG
- a CDS encoding S8 family serine peptidase yields MGRTAGTTGAGRTRAILAAALVTTLAGTLGTGLVTAGPAGADHATGSADTGARLHLVTLSGPGTSGQPGSDAAARERMRDRQDAVLATVGAPAPVYRWTTALDGVAVRLDPDQAGLLAADPRVTLVEADAVRPLAAVGPGTAVGPGPGGGGPARGGRGTVVGVVDSGIAPRSASFTTLPSLGREPADFVGGCAGGTDPGWAPSDCGGKVAAAQWFVEGFGRDDLRSGSSLSPRDDLGHGTQMASIAAGNAGVPVRVPGQLPTTTGGQAPDARLAVYKACWSAPDPEDDGCSTADLVTAVDRAVADGVDVLSLSVAGGTARAAVDTLERALLGAAEADVAVLAAAGNDPALPAAHDVAWVTTVGAAPGLEPVGLVRVVDGPVLRGLTAARDGLPPAPLVTGRAAAAEGAAPGRAAVCAPGSLDAAVVSGAVVVCERGAVGRVDKSGTVALADGAGMVLVNRTGRSLFADFHAVPTVHLTAADGRTLLRALRRTPEARAALVVTGRDRPSGPSAWSAAGDPAGPVLKPDVAAPASGLLGAVPATDGDPGWGVVTGTSAATAWAAGATAALRAREPGWDAVRVRSALATRALPTAGGSPSDSGAGRVDLDRAADVRLDYPQPVGGYRAWLDGDGRAPNTPSVLLGGSDRVATRTIRNTADEALYFSSEARGFSTPVQVRPLAVRLGPGESATFTVTRTGPARADDGYVVWRGGDRSRSRIPVVVAP; encoded by the coding sequence GTGGGACGGACCGCGGGCACGACCGGGGCGGGTCGCACGCGCGCCATCCTCGCGGCCGCCCTCGTCACCACCCTGGCCGGCACGCTCGGGACCGGACTGGTCACCGCGGGCCCTGCCGGCGCGGACCACGCGACCGGGAGCGCCGACACCGGCGCCCGGCTGCACCTGGTGACGCTGTCCGGCCCCGGCACCTCCGGGCAGCCCGGCAGCGACGCGGCCGCACGCGAGCGGATGCGGGACCGCCAGGACGCGGTGCTGGCCACCGTGGGCGCGCCCGCCCCGGTCTACCGCTGGACGACCGCGCTCGACGGCGTCGCGGTCCGGCTCGACCCCGACCAGGCCGGCCTGCTCGCCGCGGACCCGCGGGTGACCCTGGTGGAGGCCGACGCCGTACGCCCCCTGGCCGCCGTCGGCCCGGGGACCGCCGTCGGCCCCGGGCCCGGGGGCGGCGGGCCCGCCCGCGGCGGGCGCGGCACGGTCGTCGGGGTCGTCGACTCGGGCATCGCGCCGCGCTCGGCCTCGTTCACCACGCTCCCCTCGCTCGGCCGGGAGCCGGCGGACTTCGTCGGCGGCTGCGCCGGCGGCACGGACCCCGGGTGGGCCCCGTCGGACTGCGGCGGCAAGGTCGCGGCCGCCCAGTGGTTCGTCGAGGGGTTCGGGCGCGACGACCTCCGCTCGGGCAGCAGCCTCTCGCCGCGCGACGACCTCGGCCACGGGACCCAGATGGCCTCGATCGCGGCCGGCAACGCGGGCGTGCCGGTCCGGGTTCCCGGACAGCTGCCCACCACGACCGGGGGGCAGGCACCCGACGCGCGCCTGGCCGTCTACAAGGCGTGCTGGAGCGCCCCGGACCCCGAGGACGACGGCTGCTCGACGGCCGACCTGGTGACCGCGGTGGACCGTGCGGTCGCGGACGGCGTGGATGTGCTGAGCCTCTCGGTGGCCGGCGGGACCGCCCGCGCCGCGGTCGACACCCTCGAGCGGGCCCTGCTCGGCGCGGCCGAGGCCGACGTCGCGGTGCTCGCGGCCGCCGGCAACGACCCGGCGCTCCCCGCGGCGCACGACGTCGCCTGGGTGACCACGGTCGGGGCCGCTCCCGGGCTCGAGCCGGTCGGCCTGGTCCGCGTCGTGGACGGGCCCGTCCTGCGCGGGCTGACCGCCGCGCGCGACGGGCTGCCGCCGGCCCCCCTCGTCACCGGCCGCGCGGCGGCGGCCGAGGGCGCCGCTCCGGGTCGCGCGGCGGTGTGCGCCCCGGGGTCGCTGGACGCCGCCGTCGTGTCCGGGGCGGTCGTCGTGTGCGAGCGCGGCGCCGTCGGGCGCGTCGACAAGTCCGGCACCGTCGCCCTCGCCGACGGCGCCGGCATGGTGCTGGTCAACCGGACCGGCCGGTCGCTGTTCGCCGACTTCCACGCCGTGCCCACCGTCCACCTGACGGCCGCCGACGGCCGCACCCTGCTGCGCGCGCTGCGGCGTACGCCGGAGGCCCGCGCGGCCCTGGTCGTCACCGGGCGCGACCGCCCCTCGGGCCCGTCGGCGTGGTCCGCGGCGGGCGACCCCGCGGGGCCGGTCCTCAAACCGGACGTGGCGGCCCCCGCGAGCGGCCTGCTGGGCGCGGTCCCCGCCACCGACGGCGACCCGGGGTGGGGCGTCGTGACCGGCACCTCCGCGGCCACGGCCTGGGCGGCGGGCGCGACGGCCGCGCTGCGGGCCCGCGAGCCCGGCTGGGACGCCGTGCGCGTCCGCTCGGCGCTCGCCACCCGCGCGCTGCCCACCGCGGGCGGGTCGCCGTCGGACTCGGGCGCCGGGCGGGTCGACCTCGACCGTGCCGCCGACGTACGGCTCGACTACCCGCAGCCCGTCGGCGGCTACCGCGCCTGGCTGGACGGCGACGGGCGGGCGCCCAACACCCCCTCGGTGCTGCTGGGCGGGAGCGACCGCGTCGCGACCCGGACGATCCGCAACACCGCCGACGAGGCCCTCTACTTCTCCTCCGAGGCGCGGGGCTTCTCCACCCCGGTCCAGGTCCGGCCGCTCGCCGTGCGCCTCGGACCGGGTGAGTCGGCCACCTTCACGGTCACCCGCACGGGTCCGGCGCGCGCCGACGACGGCTACGTCGTGTGGCGCGGTGGTGACCGCAGCCGGTCCCGGATCCCGGTCGTCGTCGCGCCGTGA
- a CDS encoding PP2C family protein-serine/threonine phosphatase: protein MSAPKQVRLLHGATSHVGLVREANEDSLLVSPPVFVVADGMGGHDRGEVASALAVEALAVVAGQEPGDARATADAVDAALRDAQQRVAAYDAEQRAAGARRFASGTTVVSAVLSTYDGAPVWVVSNLGDSRAYGTDGTSLVRLSVDHSLVQELLDAGSITPEEARVHPERHVVTRALGASGAVGADHVLARLDVAPRLLLCSDGITDLVDDDTIARLLAAAPGPQEAADALVAAALAAGGIDNATAVVVDVVGWTSPDAGRRDVPQVVTDAATVPMPVLD from the coding sequence GTGAGTGCCCCCAAGCAGGTCCGCCTCCTCCACGGCGCGACCTCCCACGTCGGCCTGGTCCGCGAGGCCAACGAGGACTCCCTGCTGGTCAGCCCACCCGTCTTCGTGGTCGCCGACGGCATGGGCGGCCACGACCGCGGTGAGGTGGCGAGCGCGCTCGCCGTCGAGGCGCTGGCCGTGGTGGCCGGCCAGGAGCCGGGGGACGCCCGCGCCACCGCGGACGCCGTCGACGCGGCGCTGCGGGACGCCCAGCAGCGGGTGGCGGCCTACGACGCGGAGCAGCGGGCCGCTGGTGCGCGCCGCTTCGCCTCCGGCACGACGGTGGTCTCCGCGGTGCTGAGCACCTACGACGGTGCGCCGGTGTGGGTGGTCAGCAACCTCGGGGACTCCCGGGCGTACGGCACCGACGGCACGTCGCTGGTGCGGCTCAGCGTGGACCACTCCCTGGTGCAGGAGCTCCTCGACGCCGGCTCGATCACCCCCGAGGAGGCCCGGGTGCACCCCGAGCGGCACGTGGTGACGCGTGCGCTGGGGGCCTCGGGCGCGGTCGGGGCCGACCACGTGCTGGCGCGCCTCGACGTCGCCCCCCGGCTGCTCCTGTGCTCCGACGGCATCACCGACCTCGTCGACGACGACACGATCGCCCGGCTGCTGGCCGCTGCACCCGGGCCCCAGGAGGCGGCCGACGCCCTGGTGGCGGCCGCGCTGGCCGCCGGCGGGATCGACAACGCGACCGCGGTCGTGGTCGACGTGGTGGGATGGACCTCCCCCGACGCGGGACGCCGCGACGTGCCCCAGGTCGTGACCGACGCCGCGACCGTGCCCATGCCCGTGCTCGACTGA
- a CDS encoding HAD family hydrolase, with translation MRTTIGFDLDMTLIDTRPGFRATLAALGDELGVALPLDDLSERLGPPLDATLGPYIDATLLPAAIARFRVLYVDHAIAPVPVLPGAHEALAAVHDRGGRVVLVTGKYAPNARRHVEHLGLAVDVLHGEVWGVGKADALRAEGAVAYVGDHVHDVEGARAAGVLSVSVPSGGCDAAELRAAGTDVVLPGLADLAAWLDTGWPGGLATTGR, from the coding sequence GTGCGCACCACGATCGGGTTCGACCTCGACATGACCCTGATCGACACCCGCCCGGGGTTCCGGGCGACGCTGGCCGCGCTCGGCGACGAGCTCGGGGTCGCCCTGCCGCTCGACGACCTCTCGGAGCGCCTCGGTCCGCCCCTGGACGCGACGCTCGGGCCCTACATCGACGCCACGCTCCTCCCGGCCGCGATCGCCCGGTTCCGCGTGCTGTACGTCGACCACGCGATCGCGCCCGTGCCGGTGCTGCCCGGCGCGCACGAGGCCCTGGCCGCCGTGCACGACCGCGGGGGGCGGGTGGTGCTGGTGACCGGCAAGTACGCCCCCAACGCCCGCCGCCACGTCGAGCACCTGGGGCTCGCGGTCGACGTCCTGCACGGGGAGGTCTGGGGCGTCGGCAAGGCGGACGCGCTGCGGGCCGAGGGCGCGGTGGCCTACGTCGGCGACCACGTGCACGACGTCGAGGGCGCACGGGCCGCCGGCGTGCTCAGCGTGTCGGTGCCGAGCGGGGGGTGCGACGCCGCGGAGCTGCGCGCGGCCGGGACCGACGTGGTGCTCCCCGGCCTGGCCGACCTCGCCGCCTGGCTGGACACCGGGTGGCCGGGTGGGCTCGCCACGACCGGCCGGTAG
- a CDS encoding FHA domain-containing protein → MTDTTPTWSYEPGEHLAVLGPHLAVVVPADQRALAARIWRVMDAGGDLLAVVDVLAAGGLGALAGAAVVAWEGEDRLTVLARGTDPQVVVRSGEGTALVDGTGVRTWTERSFDRVRSVSVLAGDRGSEEQDGPGEVLGLGAGLVRVSRVARTVADPLGGRRLLEAAGLGTDPDPDPPTEPDPVSAPVAQGPVEPPQPTLAPADQPTEAHAVLPGPWGPAEARTPLLRVSDGREVVVDAVVVVGRSPGPRDRHAGAPPRMLRLESPQQEISGTHLEVRPGTGPDAGAAVVTDLGSTNGTVVEHADGAPEALVPGVGVALGPGAVVHVGDGVTLTLLSPAD, encoded by the coding sequence GTGACCGACACCACCCCGACCTGGTCCTACGAGCCGGGGGAGCACCTCGCGGTGCTCGGCCCGCACCTGGCCGTCGTCGTGCCCGCCGACCAGCGCGCCCTCGCCGCCCGGATCTGGCGCGTGATGGACGCCGGCGGGGACCTGCTGGCGGTCGTCGACGTGCTGGCCGCCGGTGGCCTGGGCGCGCTGGCGGGCGCGGCCGTGGTGGCGTGGGAGGGCGAGGACCGGCTGACGGTGCTGGCCCGCGGCACGGACCCCCAGGTCGTCGTACGCAGCGGCGAGGGCACCGCCCTGGTCGACGGCACGGGTGTCCGCACCTGGACCGAGCGCTCCTTCGACCGGGTGCGGTCGGTGTCGGTGCTGGCCGGCGACCGTGGGTCCGAGGAGCAGGACGGGCCGGGCGAGGTGCTCGGTCTCGGCGCGGGTCTGGTCCGCGTCTCCCGGGTCGCGCGGACCGTGGCCGACCCGCTCGGCGGACGCAGGCTGCTGGAGGCCGCGGGACTCGGGACCGACCCCGACCCCGACCCCCCGACCGAGCCGGACCCGGTCAGCGCCCCGGTGGCGCAGGGCCCGGTCGAGCCGCCCCAGCCGACGCTGGCCCCGGCCGACCAGCCGACCGAGGCGCACGCCGTGCTGCCGGGCCCCTGGGGCCCCGCCGAGGCGCGTACGCCGCTCCTGCGGGTCTCGGACGGGCGGGAGGTGGTCGTCGACGCGGTGGTCGTGGTCGGTCGCTCGCCCGGGCCGCGCGACCGGCACGCGGGGGCACCGCCGCGGATGCTGCGCCTGGAGAGTCCCCAGCAGGAGATCTCGGGCACCCACCTCGAGGTCCGTCCCGGCACCGGCCCGGACGCCGGCGCCGCGGTCGTGACCGACCTGGGCTCCACCAACGGCACGGTCGTCGAGCACGCCGACGGCGCACCGGAGGCCCTGGTGCCCGGGGTGGGCGTCGCGCTCGGGCCGGGCGCGGTGGTGCACGTCGGTGACGGGGTCACCCTGACCCTGCTGAGCCCCGCGGACTAG
- a CDS encoding class I SAM-dependent methyltransferase produces the protein MTPGALEQLAAALGDVAGADVVDLACGDGAAARWLVGAGARSVLALDLDPDALDRARALAPRAGDGQDRVLFEQADLEQARLPFEAYDLAWAPGVLASTPDPVRTARMARAGLRPYGRLVATVPAAAAGRVVAALGEALLDEVVVTAAAPGEPAPGAVVVTARKPPRRRP, from the coding sequence GTGACCCCCGGCGCCCTCGAGCAGCTCGCCGCCGCACTGGGCGACGTGGCGGGCGCCGACGTCGTCGACCTGGCCTGCGGCGACGGAGCGGCCGCCCGGTGGTTGGTCGGTGCCGGCGCACGCTCGGTGCTCGCGCTGGACCTCGACCCCGACGCGCTGGACCGTGCCCGCGCCCTCGCCCCCCGCGCGGGCGACGGCCAGGACCGGGTCCTCTTCGAGCAGGCCGACCTCGAGCAGGCCAGGCTCCCCTTCGAGGCCTACGACCTCGCGTGGGCGCCCGGGGTGCTGGCGAGCACCCCCGACCCGGTGCGCACCGCGCGGATGGCCCGCGCGGGCCTGCGCCCGTACGGCCGCCTGGTCGCCACCGTGCCCGCGGCCGCGGCCGGGCGGGTGGTCGCCGCCCTCGGCGAGGCGCTGCTCGACGAGGTGGTCGTGACGGCGGCGGCTCCGGGCGAGCCCGCCCCGGGCGCGGTGGTCGTCACCGCCCGGAAGCCTCCGCGCCGCCGCCCCTGA
- a CDS encoding MFS transporter has protein sequence MSSDRPGTSAPGTDRGPRGDPASGPASGPEAPTTPGTSRSARAGRVARGLGSGVAGGVRATGRGVGSAARVTGRAGRFTVFQARRAARAEGADQSGLSRLIEMHAFNTAGDAAVAIALAGTLFFQVPTGEARGQVTLFLVLTMLPFAVVAPLIGPFLDRFSHGRRWAIGATMALRAFFCWVLAGAVTSDSALLFPAALGVLVASKAYGVTRAAAVPRLLPSSLTLVKANGRVSLSGIVGALVSAPIAALAATAGSEWALRYAFLLFVVATVLAILLPGGVDSSEGETAMSMREQPDPVPRPDAGVERRDAAAAEPTVPLQVVPASYDGGPLDPDAAREPDPHPADLSADLSADEAGDEAGDEAADPTLEQPPGSFPDPAPAPSETRREAAWRRARERRSTRIPASVAFALRANCGPRWMSGFLIMFMAFLLRENPIAGWEDRPELLLGVVAGGAGIGNALGILAASLAKRIDPAVMVVVALLADAGMALLGALFYGLPTLFGLGLVAGLAQSLGKVSLDATIQESVPARVQASAFALSDTTLQLAWVVGGFVGIVLPLVPQLGLGLACAVLVAWSVFVLLGRPRSQADQGRLAPL, from the coding sequence ATGAGCTCGGACCGCCCCGGCACCTCCGCTCCCGGGACCGACCGGGGTCCGCGCGGGGACCCCGCGTCCGGACCGGCGTCCGGGCCGGAGGCGCCCACCACGCCGGGGACCAGCAGGTCGGCGCGGGCCGGCCGGGTCGCCCGCGGCCTGGGCAGCGGCGTGGCCGGCGGCGTCCGGGCGACCGGTCGCGGCGTGGGGAGCGCGGCCCGGGTGACCGGGCGCGCCGGTCGCTTCACCGTCTTCCAGGCTCGGCGTGCGGCGCGAGCGGAGGGCGCCGACCAGTCCGGGCTCTCGCGGCTGATCGAGATGCACGCCTTCAACACCGCCGGCGACGCCGCGGTCGCGATCGCCCTGGCCGGCACGCTGTTCTTCCAGGTCCCCACCGGCGAGGCCCGCGGCCAGGTCACGCTCTTCCTGGTCCTGACGATGCTGCCGTTCGCGGTCGTCGCCCCCCTGATCGGACCGTTCCTGGACCGCTTCAGCCACGGCAGACGGTGGGCCATCGGGGCGACCATGGCCCTGCGCGCCTTCTTCTGCTGGGTGCTGGCCGGTGCCGTGACCAGCGACTCGGCGCTGCTGTTCCCCGCCGCCCTGGGCGTGCTGGTGGCCTCCAAGGCGTACGGCGTGACCCGCGCCGCCGCCGTCCCACGGCTGCTGCCGTCGTCGCTGACGCTGGTCAAGGCCAACGGCCGGGTCTCCCTGTCGGGCATCGTCGGCGCGCTGGTCTCCGCCCCGATCGCCGCGCTGGCGGCGACGGCGGGCTCGGAGTGGGCGCTGCGCTACGCGTTCCTGCTGTTCGTGGTCGCGACCGTGCTGGCCATCCTCCTGCCCGGCGGGGTCGACTCCTCCGAGGGCGAGACGGCGATGTCGATGCGCGAGCAGCCGGACCCCGTCCCGCGGCCGGACGCCGGGGTGGAGCGGCGCGACGCGGCGGCCGCCGAGCCGACCGTGCCCCTCCAGGTGGTCCCCGCGTCGTACGACGGGGGGCCGCTGGACCCCGACGCCGCGCGCGAGCCGGACCCCCACCCCGCCGACCTGTCCGCCGACCTGTCCGCCGACGAGGCCGGCGACGAGGCCGGCGACGAGGCCGCCGACCCGACCCTGGAGCAGCCGCCCGGCTCGTTCCCCGACCCTGCACCGGCGCCGTCCGAGACGCGCCGCGAGGCCGCCTGGCGACGCGCCCGGGAGCGCCGCAGCACGCGGATCCCGGCGTCGGTGGCGTTCGCGCTGCGCGCCAACTGCGGGCCGCGCTGGATGTCGGGGTTCCTGATCATGTTCATGGCGTTCCTGCTGCGCGAGAACCCGATCGCCGGCTGGGAGGACCGTCCCGAGCTGCTGCTCGGCGTGGTGGCCGGCGGCGCCGGGATCGGCAACGCCCTGGGGATCCTGGCGGCGTCGCTGGCCAAGCGGATCGACCCTGCCGTGATGGTGGTCGTCGCGCTGCTCGCCGACGCCGGGATGGCCCTGCTCGGCGCGTTGTTCTACGGCCTGCCGACGCTGTTCGGCCTCGGGCTGGTGGCCGGTCTCGCGCAGTCGCTGGGCAAGGTGTCGCTCGACGCCACGATCCAGGAGAGCGTCCCGGCCCGGGTGCAGGCCAGCGCGTTCGCGCTCAGCGACACCACGCTGCAGCTGGCCTGGGTCGTCGGCGGCTTCGTGGGGATCGTGCTGCCCCTGGTGCCGCAGCTCGGGCTGGGCCTGGCGTGCGCGGTGCTGGTCGCCTGGTCGGTGTTCGTGCTCCTCGGACGGCCGCGCTCGCAGGCCGACCAGGGCCGGCTGGCCCCGCTCTGA
- a CDS encoding cold-shock protein, which produces MPTGKVKWFDTEKGFGFLSHAEGPDVYVRAEALPEGVTTLKAGTRVEFGIAQGRRGDQALQVRVLDEPTSVARNQSQARRRRPDEMVPIVEDLIRLLDDVGESYRHQRHPDPRTARPTAKLLRALADQLEQ; this is translated from the coding sequence GTGCCCACTGGCAAGGTCAAGTGGTTCGACACCGAGAAGGGCTTCGGGTTCCTCTCGCACGCCGAGGGCCCGGACGTCTACGTCCGCGCCGAGGCGCTGCCCGAGGGCGTCACCACGCTGAAGGCCGGCACCCGGGTCGAGTTCGGCATCGCCCAGGGCCGCCGCGGCGACCAGGCGCTGCAGGTCCGGGTGCTGGACGAGCCCACCTCGGTGGCGCGCAACCAGTCCCAGGCCAGGCGGCGCCGCCCCGACGAGATGGTCCCGATCGTCGAGGACCTGATCCGCCTCCTCGACGACGTGGGGGAGTCCTACCGCCACCAGCGGCACCCCGACCCGCGGACGGCGCGCCCCACGGCCAAGCTGCTGCGCGCGCTGGCCGACCAGCTCGAGCAGTAG
- the lepB gene encoding signal peptidase I: MTSGARRKLPLWAETIVLLVVAVVLALVIKTFFVQAFYIPSSSMRPGLVVNDRILVEKPSYWFSGTPERGDVVVFEDPGDWLGPSEDSGPTSLPTRALSAIGLYPSGGHLVKRVIGVEGDVIRCCDEQGRLEINGEPVDESGFIAPQRLCDGPMPGGGSCRWEAGPVPEGSLFVMGDNRSASADSSVRLCVRPGGDCDESDAYVDDDLVVGKVFALAWPPSHARFVSRPDAFADVPAPSAAE; encoded by the coding sequence GTGACCTCCGGAGCCCGCCGCAAGCTGCCGCTCTGGGCCGAGACCATCGTCCTGCTGGTCGTCGCGGTGGTCCTCGCGCTGGTCATCAAGACCTTCTTCGTCCAGGCCTTCTACATCCCGTCGTCCTCGATGCGGCCCGGGCTGGTCGTCAACGACCGGATCCTGGTCGAGAAGCCGTCCTACTGGTTCAGCGGGACCCCCGAGCGTGGCGACGTGGTCGTCTTCGAGGACCCGGGCGACTGGCTGGGCCCCAGCGAGGACTCCGGCCCCACCTCCCTGCCGACCCGGGCGCTGTCCGCGATCGGGCTCTACCCCTCCGGCGGCCACCTGGTGAAGCGGGTGATCGGCGTCGAGGGCGACGTGATCCGCTGCTGCGACGAGCAGGGCCGCCTGGAGATCAACGGCGAGCCGGTCGACGAGTCCGGCTTCATCGCGCCGCAACGCCTCTGCGACGGCCCCATGCCCGGCGGCGGCTCCTGCCGCTGGGAGGCCGGGCCGGTCCCGGAGGGCTCCCTGTTCGTGATGGGCGACAACCGCAGCGCCTCGGCCGACTCCTCGGTACGCCTGTGCGTGCGGCCGGGCGGTGACTGCGACGAGTCCGACGCCTACGTCGACGACGACCTCGTGGTCGGCAAGGTCTTCGCCCTGGCCTGGCCCCCGAGCCACGCGCGCTTCGTCTCCCGCCCGGACGCCTTCGCCGACGTGCCGGCACCCAGCGCGGCCGAGTAG
- a CDS encoding DUF2530 domain-containing protein: protein MELRDDGPVAHEIGRRTYLVADVEPLDVDGVRTVEVGIGLFVVAFVALLPFYGRLESSDRLWWLWTCLAGVGLGFLGLEYCRRRRHLRQTREVHLGAAEAATAVAPEPPLPADPADPQP, encoded by the coding sequence GTGGAGCTGCGCGACGACGGACCGGTGGCGCACGAGATCGGCCGTCGTACGTACCTCGTCGCCGACGTCGAGCCGCTGGACGTCGACGGGGTGCGCACGGTCGAGGTCGGCATCGGCCTGTTCGTGGTGGCCTTCGTGGCCCTGCTCCCCTTCTACGGCCGGCTGGAGTCCTCCGACCGGCTGTGGTGGCTGTGGACCTGCCTGGCCGGGGTCGGCCTCGGCTTCCTCGGCCTGGAGTACTGCCGCCGTCGGCGGCACCTGCGCCAGACCCGCGAGGTGCACCTCGGGGCGGCCGAGGCCGCGACGGCGGTCGCCCCCGAGCCCCCGCTGCCCGCCGACCCGGCGGACCCGCAGCCGTGA